The Synechococcus sp. RS9916 DNA segment ATGGGCGAGGTGCAGCGCAACCTCGGTGATCGCCCGTCGGTGGCGGGCAAAGATCTGACGCTCACCCTTGATCTCGATCTGCAGAAGGTGGCGGAGCAGGCCCTGGCCGACAAAAAGGGTGGGGCGATTGTGGCGATGGACCCGCGCACCGGCGCGATCTTGGCGTTGGCCAGTAAGCCCAATTTCGATCCCAACTTCTTCTCGAAATTGGTGACCACGCAGAAGGAATACGACCAGCTCTTCTCCAATCCGCGCAAACCGCTGTTCAGTCGTGCCTTGAATGCCTACGACCCTGGCAGCACCTGGAAAGCGGTGACGGCGATGGCCGGCATGGAGTCAGGCAAGTTCCCCCCCGACGTGAAGCTGGCGACAACCGCTTGCATTACCTACGGCGGCCACTGCTTCCCGGATCACAACGGTGCTGGGTTCGGAACGATCGGCTATGCCGATGCCCTGCGTTTTTCCAGCAACACATTTTTCTATCAAGTGGGGGTGGGTTCGGGGTCACGCGCTCTCAAAAAAGCGGCCTCGGCTCTTGGTTTTGGCAGGAAAAGCGGCATCGAAATCGGTTGGGAAGAAAGCGTCGGGTTGGTGGGTGATGAAGACTGGGCTGCTGCCGGTCGTGGGTGGAGCAAACCAGGGTCCACTCCTTGGATTCCAGAAGACATGGCCAGTGCCTCCATTGGTCAGTCCGTGGTGCAGATCACCCCGTTGCAGCTGGCCAGGGCCTACTCCGTGTTCGCCAATGGCGGCTGGTTGGTGACCCCTCACTTGGCCGATCAGGGCCTCGACTGGACAGCTCCAGAGCGCCGCAGTCGGGTGGCGATCAAACCGGCCACGTTGGCCAAGATTCGCGAGGGCCTGCGCAAGGTGGTTTCAGATGGCACCGGTTATGGGCTGAATGGGCCGGGGATTCCGCCTGCTGGGGGCAAGACCGGCACCGCGGAAGACAGCACGGGAGGGCCAGATCATGCTTGGTTCGCCACCTATGCCCCCTATCCGGAGGGTCAGATCGTGATCGTTGCCTTTGCGGAAAACACCCCGGGCGGAGGCTCCGTGCACGCCCTGCCGATGGCCAAGAAAGTGATGGAGGTGTGGAACCGGAAGCGCCTGAAAGGCTGACCTTCAGGCGACGCTGCTCAGCTCCTTCTGCAACACCTGGCGGTAGTAGCCCCGGAGTTGTTCGGTGGCACCGGCCCATCCCCAGCGTTCTGCTTCTGAGCGTGCGGCAGTGCGCAAGCCCTGGCGCTCGATGTCGTTGCCCAGCAGCTTGCGGGCGGCATTGATCAGGCTGGCTGCGCCTTCATCGGCACCGTCGGGCTCATACAGGCAGCCGTTGATGCCGTCGCTAATGATGTCGGGGATGCCGCCACGATTGGCGCCGACCACCGGGCAGCCGGCGGCCATCGCTTCCAGCAACACCAGGCCGAGGGTTTCGGTGCTGGAAGGGAACAGGAAGGCGTCACCACTGGCATAGGCGCTGGCCAGTTCCTCGCCGGCCAGATAGCCCACGAAGGTGGTGGCAGTGCCCTCGAAGTGCTTTTCCAGTTGCTGGCGGTGCGGGCCATCACCGACAAGGGCCAGGCGGGTGTCTGGCAGGGCCTCCAGCACTGGTTTAATCCGTTCGATCTGCTTCTCTGCTGACAGGCGGCCCACATAGAGCAGCAGCGATCCCCGATCGTCGTGGCGGCCCAGCAGCCGTTGGCGCATGGTCTCGCTGCGCAGCTCCGGTCGGAACAGGTCGGTGTCAACGCCCCGCTGCCACAGATCGGTGTGCTGGATGCCCTTCTCGCTGAGCTCCTTCACCATTGCGGTGGAGGTGCAGAGGTTGAGAAGGGCCTGATTGTGGGCGGCTTTGAGCATCTCCCAAAGCAGGGGCTCGAGCATGCCCATGCCGTAGTGCTCGAGGTATTTGGGGAGATGGGTGTGGTAGCTGGCCACCAGGGGAATGCCCTTGGTTTTGGCCAGCCAGATGCCTCCAAGGCCCAACACAGCGGGATTGACCACATGAATGAGGTCGGGCTGGAAGGCGTCAATGGCGTCCGATACAGCCGGCCGAGGCAGGGCCAGCTTCAGTTCCGGATAAAGGGGCAGCGGCATGGCGGGGACGCCGACCAGCTTGGCTCCCATGTAGTTGTCGGGGCAGCCTTCCGGGCAGAAGACCATCACCTCATCACCCGCGTCCACCAGGTGCTTCACCGTTTTGGTGAGCCTGGTGACGATGCCGTCGACCTTGGGAAGGAAGGTTTCGGTGAAAAAAGCGACTTTCACGAGGTCGGCGGCTGGAAAAGGCGGATCAGGACGCGGTGCTGATGGCCTGGGCTTGTGTCTTGGTCCAGGCGGAGGTGCAGAGGATGCGGTTGCGGTCGCAGCGGTCGGCGTAGCGGGTGGCGATTTCCACCACTTCCTTCAACAGACCATCATCAAGGGTGGTCGGGTTGAGACCGAGCTCGAGGAAGCAACGGTTGTCCACGATCAGGTCGTTCTCGACCGCTTCATTGCGGGGGTTGGGCAGGTTGTTGACCTGAGCACCGGTGAGGGCGGCCACCTTCTTAGCCAGTTCACCCACCTGATGGCTTTCGGTCATCTGGTTGAAGATCTTCACCCGCTCACCCTGCACAGGGGGATTCTCCAGGGCCAGTTGCACGCACTTCACCGAATCACGGATGTGGATGAAGGCACGGGTCTGGCCGCCGGTGCCGTGCACGGTGAGGGGGTAGCCGATCGCCGCCTGCATCAGGAAGCGGTTGAGCACGGTGCCGTAATCACCGTCGTAGTCGAAGCGGTTGGTCAGGCGGGGGTCACGATCGGTGGCGTCGGTGTTGGTGCCCCACACGATCCCCTGGTGGAGGTCGGTGATGCGCACCTGATCGTTTTTGTTGTAGTAGAGGAAGAGCAGCTGATCGAGCGTCTTGGTCATGTGATAGACGCTGCCAGGGCTGGCGGGGTGGAGGATCTCCTCCTCGAAGCGGCTGCCGTCGGGCTGAGGCACCTCCACCTTGAGGTAACCCTCGGGAATGGTGGCGCCGCGGTGGGAGCCATAGCCGTAGACGCCCATGGTGCCCAGGTGCACCACGTGGATGTCCTGACCGCTCTCCACG contains these protein-coding regions:
- the mrdA gene encoding penicillin-binding protein 2, giving the protein MARSSFTGREGYRHSGLKQQPLVLIGLVLVFCGAMLARLTWLQVVEGAHYRELADENRIRLVPRSPIRGRLLDREGRVLASSKLTYSLYIEPRLVDDSSWPALRDRLAQVLKLDPAELDQRRGRGVDRDGYRTTLATELNPEQVLRFREQALGLKGALVDVDILRFYPHGTLAAHALGYSQPITEDEYKQLAGEGYKIRDRIGRTGVEAAYESHLRGKWGGQMLEVNAMGEVQRNLGDRPSVAGKDLTLTLDLDLQKVAEQALADKKGGAIVAMDPRTGAILALASKPNFDPNFFSKLVTTQKEYDQLFSNPRKPLFSRALNAYDPGSTWKAVTAMAGMESGKFPPDVKLATTACITYGGHCFPDHNGAGFGTIGYADALRFSSNTFFYQVGVGSGSRALKKAASALGFGRKSGIEIGWEESVGLVGDEDWAAAGRGWSKPGSTPWIPEDMASASIGQSVVQITPLQLARAYSVFANGGWLVTPHLADQGLDWTAPERRSRVAIKPATLAKIREGLRKVVSDGTGYGLNGPGIPPAGGKTGTAEDSTGGPDHAWFATYAPYPEGQIVIVAFAENTPGGGSVHALPMAKKVMEVWNRKRLKG
- a CDS encoding glycosyltransferase family 1 protein — translated: MKVAFFTETFLPKVDGIVTRLTKTVKHLVDAGDEVMVFCPEGCPDNYMGAKLVGVPAMPLPLYPELKLALPRPAVSDAIDAFQPDLIHVVNPAVLGLGGIWLAKTKGIPLVASYHTHLPKYLEHYGMGMLEPLLWEMLKAAHNQALLNLCTSTAMVKELSEKGIQHTDLWQRGVDTDLFRPELRSETMRQRLLGRHDDRGSLLLYVGRLSAEKQIERIKPVLEALPDTRLALVGDGPHRQQLEKHFEGTATTFVGYLAGEELASAYASGDAFLFPSSTETLGLVLLEAMAAGCPVVGANRGGIPDIISDGINGCLYEPDGADEGAASLINAARKLLGNDIERQGLRTAARSEAERWGWAGATEQLRGYYRQVLQKELSSVA
- a CDS encoding NAD-dependent epimerase/dehydratase family protein — translated: MKVLVLGGDGFCGWPCAVNLADQGHDVLIVDNLSRRKIDIDLEVESLTPITSIGERLKAWEEIGGKPMRFVHMDIAHEYQRLLDLLIDEKPDSVVHFAEQRAAPYSMKSSATKRYTVDNNVNGTHNLLAAIVESGQDIHVVHLGTMGVYGYGSHRGATIPEGYLKVEVPQPDGSRFEEEILHPASPGSVYHMTKTLDQLLFLYYNKNDQVRITDLHQGIVWGTNTDATDRDPRLTNRFDYDGDYGTVLNRFLMQAAIGYPLTVHGTGGQTRAFIHIRDSVKCVQLALENPPVQGERVKIFNQMTESHQVGELAKKVAALTGAQVNNLPNPRNEAVENDLIVDNRCFLELGLNPTTLDDGLLKEVVEIATRYADRCDRNRILCTSAWTKTQAQAISTAS